The following coding sequences are from one Triticum dicoccoides isolate Atlit2015 ecotype Zavitan chromosome 4A, WEW_v2.0, whole genome shotgun sequence window:
- the LOC119285757 gene encoding uncharacterized protein LOC119285757, which yields MSLPAAPALNHPASEPCPTTPRHAPPHSDHPLELRRPGPTPEPWRQWRRLDKVPDLEVPEVTGCGSAGFGSPLGCRRRERIHLHPAASEGELQEVATVPWIQSRWTALVAGSNCPPATPTLVPSSSRPSSPSVARVSSRQCCGDNVHKVAASANFCQLLPCRCMESPRRHHSRPSSLSSKVHTRTQHPSIPRGDQHVNNHGHFSWPAQAVPSAVKTSSQQLEKVLNLICLQKKTSCVVVHVFDL from the exons ATGTCGTTGCCGGCAGCGCCAGCGCTGAACCACCCCGCATCGGAGCCCTGCCCTACTACCCCACGCCATGCCCCTCCCCATTCAGACCACCCCCTTGAGCTACGGCGGCCCGGTCCTACCCCTGAGCCAtggcggcagtggcggcggctggacAAAGTGCCGGATTTGGAAGTCCCCGAGGTCACCGGCTGCGGGAGTGCTGGATTTGGAAGTCCCTTAGGTTGCCGGCGGCGGGAACGGATCCATCTCCATCCGGCGGCGAGCGAAGGCGAGTTACAGGAGGTGGCTACAGTGCCCTGGATCCAGAGTAGATGGACGGCCCTTGTGGCCGGGTCCAATTGTCCGCCAGCCACGCCGACGTTAGTCCCCTCATCATCGCGGCCGTCTTCTCCATCCGTGGCGCGCGTCTCCTCAAGGCAATGCTGTGGAG acaATGTTCATAAAGTCGCTGCTTCTGCCAACTTCTGCCAACTTCTGCCTTGCCGCTGCATGGAGTCGCCTCGCCGCCACCATAGCCGCCCATCGTCACTTTCCAGCAAG GTGCACACACGCACCCAACATCCATCCATCCCCAGGGGAGATCAGCATGTGAACAACCACGGCCATTTCTCTTGGCCAGCACAAGCAGTGCCATCGGCAGTCAAGACAAGCAGCCAACAACTGGAGAAAGTCCTGAATCTG ATATGTCTGCAGAAGAAGACAAGCTGTGTGGTAGTTCATGTTTTTGACTTATAG